In Anthonomus grandis grandis chromosome 16, icAntGran1.3, whole genome shotgun sequence, a single window of DNA contains:
- the LOC126745918 gene encoding putative nuclease HARBI1: MMSAKQKEYVLLKRSLILGVKVLIEELIDIVQSELTTNPKKRIWVRKWLARRSTHGASNMLLKELAIEDVQEYRNCMRMSPASFDVLLKKISPAIQRSDTTMRMALPARTKLEITLSYLATGNSYRNLQQQFRVSRPAISKFIPEVCDAIYDALEDFIQVPKSNKEWKAIESDFNHRWNFPGCYGAIDGKHILIRAPENCGSNFFNYKGQNSIILMAIVDGNYNFIYIDVGYNGRASDGGVFAQCSIFAALENNILPDGGFLVGDDAFPLKHYLLKPYSKNALTVDEKIFNYRLSRARRIVENGFGILVSRFRVFEKPITCGLSSVDKIVRTCCALHNWLRCTTVNEYLPKGSVDEEDIDQGRIILGSWRLEVAGLPSVSRIGSNHSSQFARNLRDKYKHYFMTTFHGRNE; the protein is encoded by the exons atgatgagtGCGAAGCAGAAGGAATATGTTTTACTTAAAAGAAGCTTAATATTAGGTGTTAAAGTACTGATAGAGGAGTTAATTGACATTGTTCAGAGTGAATTAACAACAAATCCCAAGAAAAGAATTTGGGTTAGAAAATGGCTGGCAAGGAGAAGCACGCATGGTGCATCTAACATGCTTTTAAAGGAACTTGCCATCGAAGACGTTCAAGAATACAGAAACTGTATGAGAATGTCTCCTGCTTCCTTTGACgttcttctgaaaaaaatatcgcCAGCTATACAGCGATCTGACACCACAATGAGAATGGCTTTACCTGCCAgaacaaaattagaaattactCTGTCATATTTAGCTACTGGAAATAGTTACCGAAATTTGCAGCAGCAATTCCGTGTTTCCCGGCCTGCAATTTCCAAGTTTATTCCAGAAGTATGCGATGCCATATACGATGCATTGGAGGATTTTATACAG gtaccaAAAAGTAACAAAGAATGGAAAGCTATCGAAAGTGATTTCAACCATAGATGGAATTTTCCAGGATGTTATGGTGCCATTGATGGAAAACACATACTTATTCGAGCTCCTGAGAATTGTGGCAGTAACTTTTTCAACTATAAGGGACAAAACAGTATTATTTTGATGGCAATTGTAGAcggaaattacaattttatatacattgaTGTTGGCTACAATGGAAGAGCCTCAGATGGAGGAGTTTTTGCGCAGTGTTCTATTTTTGCTGCTTTAGAAAACAATATATTACCGGATGGTGGATTTCTTGTTGGAGACGACGCTTTTCCGTTAAAGCATTATTTACTTAAACCATATTCAAAGAATGCACTTACTGTTGATGAAAAAATCTTCAATTATAGATTGTCTCGTGCAAGAAGAATTGTGGAAAATGGTTTTGGTATTTTAGTGTCTAGATTTCGAGTTTTTGAGAAACCCATAACTTGTGGACTATCATCAGTGGATAAAATAGTCAGAACATGTTGTGCCCTACATAACTGGCTTAGATGCACTACTGTAAATGAATATTTGCCAAAGGGATCCGTTGACGAAGAAGATATCGATCAAGGTAGAATTATTCTTGGAAGTTGGAGGTTAGAAGTAGCTGGTTTGCCATCAGTTTCACGTATAGGAAGTAATCATTCTTCACAATTTGCAAGAAATTTAAGGGATAAATATAAACACTATTTTATGACTACGTTTCATGGCAGGaacgaatga